Genomic DNA from Garra rufa chromosome 18, GarRuf1.0, whole genome shotgun sequence:
aaaatattaagcagcacaactgtttccaacattgataataattaataataaaatcagcatattagaatgatttctgaaggatcatgtgacactgaagactcaaaGAAAACtctgaagaaaattcagctttgcatNNNNNNNNNNNNNNNNNNNNNNNNNNNNNNNNNNNNNNNNNNNNNNNNNNNNNNNNNNNNNNNNNNNNNNNNNNNNNNNNNNNNNNNNNNNNNNNNNNNNNNNNNNNNNNNNNNNNNNNNNNNNNNNNNNNNNNNNNNNNNNNNNNNNNNNNNNNNNNNNNNNNNNNNNNNNNNNNNNNNNNNNNNNNNNNNNNNNNNNNNNNNNNNNNNNNNNNNNNNNNNNNNNNNNNNNNNNNNNNNNNNNNNNNNNNNNNNNNNNNNNNNNNNNNNNNNNNNNNNNNNNNNNNNNNNNNNNNNNNNNNNNNNNNNNNNNNNNNNNNNNNNNNNNNNNNNNNNNNNNNNNNNNNNNNNNNNNNNNNNNNNNNNNNNNNNNNNNNNNNNNNNNNNNNNNNNNNNNNNNNNNNNNNNNNNNNNNNNNNNNNNNNNNNNNNNNNNNNNNNNNNNNNNNNNNNNNNNNNNNNNNNNNNNNNNNNNNNNNNNNNNNNNNNNNNNNNNNNNNNCACCCTAAAATGACATTCTTCTTCTGAAATATAACATGAAAATAAACTCTGACACCGAGTGAACGTCATGAATGAAGACTTCTGTTAATTTCCAGCTCATGTTCATTAAATCTGATCTGACTCAATAAAACACACTAACGTTATTTCTGTGAGAAGCGTAACGTTAGATTGTCTTTTAGATGAATAAACGCTGATCTCGCGGACTGAAGAGAGTTTTTCTGTGACATACGAAATATCGCTATATTTCAAACACTACTATATTTTAGTAGTTTCTAGAGTTTGAGTAGAGTTTGTTTACCGTCTGAGTGTCTCGCGCTGCTTCCCCGCTTCAAATCGCGCCATGACCGAAGCGGAAACACGTCATCAACCGCTACAGCAACACAACACACAAAATAAGGgcaatacattacatttttacaaaaattggtgGCCACTACTTGCCTAACAGATTACCAGATTTCATCAGCAGGTTCTTTTCTCCTGAAAGTTGTGATATTCCCACAAATGTTcgcctaataaaacatttttatggaACAACTCGGATATAATGATTAGGAATAAATCTGTTTTTCTCTCTACGTggtttaactaaaaaaaaatataactggAATTCTATCGATTTTTTTAAAGATCTAGTAACTTTTTGTCTTATGGACAATTTACGTCcctagttaatatttttatatacgtAAGCACCTTTATTCTTCCAGCTCCTTTCAGTTCAAAGGTATAAGTTGTTACTATAAAGATAAAACTAGTATGTCagtgaatttatttttattaatttattttgacgGAATAAAATTTTGTAGATCACAGgcttctttttttacatttttgcttaATTGAAACCCAACGCTTTTCTTAGATCTCTTAGgttgattaaaaacaaaacaagtgaaataaaataaaaaaaatcaggcaAAAGCACTTTATTTAAAACCAATGAGgtaataaaagataataaaaGCTGTAAATCAGTTTGCAAGATTTTGGATTGAGTTTTTAATGACGCCTCACCTTATGAATAAGATTCATAAAAAGTGACACTAATATTAATAATGCTATAAAATGctaataaattaatgaaaatgaaCTCTGTATGAAAGGAAAAGATGAAGAACAATTTCTTCCTTCTCTAAACAGAAAGGGTCCAGAGGAGAAACACTTTGAGTCATTGTTATTCCGATTTGAATTTTAGTCCTTTTGAGCAAAGAAAGTGATAAAACAAGTTTTTTTCCGTTAGGAACATAAGCCATTGgataaataataaaaagactATTAAACGAGAATGTGATTTTTATCCTGcacatatattataaatatttgtgTATTCTGGTTCCTTTTTCTGTTTGAGGCTCTATGAAACACctaaaatattaagaaataacTACTGTATTACGCTGAAGAAGTGCATTAATGAAAAGATCTTAAATCATccgtcagccaatcagaattaAGAGCATAACAGAGTttttaaaactatatttaaacaaacaagccctgcccagatttaaaaagtaacgcaaaagtaacgcataattactttccataaaaagaaactaagtaacataattagttacattttagggagtaatgcaatattataacgcattacttttaaaagtaacttttcccaacactgctgTTGATTCTCCAGTCTTCAGCAGCTCCAGTGTTCATTTATGCAGAAAACACATCACAGCAACAATGGATGGACCTACAAGATTACTATTATGCACTACAACCTCTATTtacgtttccgccactgaataaaaaaattaaaaaggtaattgcaactttatctcttaattctgactttctttctagctattgcgagtttacatctcacaattcagactctaTTTCCTTgcaatttataactcgcaattgcgagtttatgtttcacaattctgacaaaaaagtcagaactaactagcaattgtaagaaaaaagtcagaattgcaagagataAACTTGCTATTCAGATTTTTGTCTcacaaattgtgagtttgtatctcgcaattgacttttttctcagaattgcacgatacaaactcgcaattttgaccttttttccgaattgcatgatacacaaaattgttttttgttcagaattgcatgatacaaaattcacgattctgactttttaaaaaaaattgcatgatacaaaatttgcaattttgacctttatttcagaattgcatgatacaaaccggcaattctgacactttttttcagaataacacgatacaaactggcaatttagactttttttcagaGTTTCATGatataaaactcgcaattctcacaTTCTATTGTCAATGAAATAATCTGTATTgtgaaaacatacaaataaacatGAATTGAACTGAACTGTAGAGAATGTCTTTATGTTCTCATTTCAAACACACTTTGAATCTGACGTAATGAATTACTGAGGAATAAAACTGACTTTAATGAAACCAATGGAATGACACAGGACAAAgtgttctcacacacacacacacacacacacacacacacacacacacacacacacacagacacacacacacacacacacactctaacacacacactctaacacacacactctaacacacacactctaacacacacactctaacacacacacacactctaacacacacacacacacacacacacacacacacacacacacacacacacacacactctctaacacacacacacacacacacacacacacacacacacacacacacacacacacacacacacacacacacacacacacacacacacacacacacacacacactctaacacacacacacacacacacacacacacacacacacacacacacacacacacactctaacacacacacacacacacacacacacacacacagtctgtcTGAATCTCCGGCTGGAAAGTGTCCATATGAAAATTATTTCCAGGTTTCACAAAGTGATCTTCGTGTTCCGGAAGCTGGAATTATCCCTAAAAAACAAGGACCAGAGACACTTCAGATCAGTTTCAATAAAACTTAAAAACTAAACATTACTTCAATTCTGTCAACAAAACAACTTGCACATGTACAGTAAACCTTAAAAGCCATTCAACACTCAAAACATGTTAATTAGCAAGACAAATGAATATTTATATTCTTATATTTGTATTCTATAttacctttttattatattttcaccTGTTAGTAACGCTTTACTGTATATTGGAGTAAAAGAAGTAGGAACAAAATGATATTACATTAGAAGGTTGATCTGATGGTGATTAATTATtaatatgaaaacaaaacatttaatcaaaacataatgcaattctgacttttttcttgcaattaaaaaaaaataaaaaaaaataaattcgtAGTGATCatgtattatttttgtattctgtGGTGAAACAAGCTTCTGTAGTTCCCTGTACAGTTCACAGCTTAAGATGAGAGATTTTCTcctgaactaatagttatcacctcacTTACCCAGtcgattgattacattgataattgcaaacatttctaaaatcaagttttctaaaatgttaggttttaatatgcaaatgaggcattatttaatgaaatatgcgctaatttgcatacatttctaatacaaaaatctaaacactggatgaagtcagtttcaaaattcttgtttaattttttggcaTATTAGAGTcagatgtttttacagaggggattttgtcactggcagaaaacaatatatttttgacAATTTGGGTGGGAATAAAATGTAtcaaatcaagcaaattctatctgaacaaatccctctgtaaaacccttcaggatatagacaggaacacaaatgtaaagtgtggtgtgtgtaagtgctgctgaagtggagatttatggctcagtgtaggagaaaacacTCATGGCCtttaaaatctgtattgtaattgaaatctattgacacaaatagataaagtgctataaaagaaagacttaacagtgtcttttagatgtgttctttccactagtctgaaaaaacacttccaAAATCAAGTCTAAAATctcatgaaaaaactgttttgtcTGCAGTGTCTCCCGTTAGAAAAGACTGAGATGTGCCTGAAATATCTCTACGTGAATCGATATTTCGATGTGAACAGAATCAGGTGGTGAACAGTGAGACGTACTTGAGACTGTCGTTGTGTGTCTTGTACTCCATGATGGTGTTTGGCGGCAGGTTGAGCACGCGCCTCAGTGTGTCCCGTATCCGTGATGTGGTCACCTGATCGTTGGCCGTTTTATTCCAGATGGACAGAATATCCTCCTGCAGACACACACTCATGTCAGTTTTCTGTCAGACTCTGTACATTCATCAGCAGCACGAGGAGTACAGCATTCAAATCTTTAAACTGCTATTAGAGTCAATTCTGTTTGTCAATCCGTGCAGCACCTGGAAGCGGATGGACACCACGACCCCGCAGATCTCCTCGCCCACCATGAACTGCTCGCCCAGCATGGCCAGGATGATGTTCTCCCAGAAACGAGACGCCAGACCCTTCCTCAGCCGGATGATCCACTTCCCTCCGTTCTTATTGGCCTCGTCCTGATTGACAAACACACCAGAAACAGGTTTCGAACCACACTCACATAAGCGTTCAATCATAGTCACAGATTTTCATCTCAGTGAATCTCGATTCATTCTGAAGGTTCCGTTCGCATGAAGCCTACAGTATAATGTCTCATTTAGAGTAAAGTGTCATCCGGAGCTCCCCAGCTCAGTTTTTGGACTTTGCTCATTtttattctgaggaaagatagacaagtatagtgatgaaagccaaaatagtaaatgtcatggatgaatatttactgagtaatccagtattttgtagagaggggtcaaaatggcaattttcaccttagattcagagtcaagttacaggggggtaaaaatgacttcagaaagatggcagcatcattatgttATTTGTACACAGAGACTGGTTTGTCTATTAgtcaaatctgttgactttagcagtctttgttgcattatgtgctaATGGTGACCATTAAAAAATGGGGAAACGGCACTTTTCAAGCTTTTACTCCagagtttgcatgcctgtaactcaagaagttttAAAGATGTCTGAATGCCATTTTTAGATGTTTTAAAGCTGTAGCAATTTTTTTTGTAGCGTTTTTGCTTTTGAGAATCATTTGTAAGAAGCAGAGGTCTTATTATTTGATGATTATTTTGATTAATCCTGATTTCAAGAGACAGAAGAAAATCAAACATGGGCATGATTTCTGCTTTTATTGCATCctaacagcatttttgtgtatttgaaccctttccagcaatgactgtatgattttgagatccatcttttgacactgaggacaactgagggactcatatgcaactattacagaaggttcaaacactcactgatgctccagaaggaaaacacaagcgttaagagccgggggtgaaaacttttgaatttgaagatcagggtaaattaaactagaaaatatgaaaatatagaaaatatgatatttaggcaaaaataagaaaaatacacatctccattctgttcaaaagttttcacccccggctcttaatgcatgtttgtttccttctggagcatcagtgagtgtttgaaacacATTAACACATTGCATTAACACAATGCAATCTATAGCTtcttaccctaaacctacccatcagaACTAAGTGCCtcaccctaaacctaacctttaCGCAATTATAACCTGATCCCTAAAACCAAGTCTTGACCCTCAAACAGGCCTTTAAAGGCAGGgtatctgcagatatgaacaagggaaatttaagactttttaagacctttttaataccacttTATTTGAAATGTAGGACCTTAAGctgtaatggaaatacacattATTTTACATGCATATCTGTAATATTTAaagtgtttaatgtaaaaagtaaacaaaatttcatggctgtcataaattacatttattactacgatatacagtgaacttttcatatcagcagataaaTGTCCCATAAAACTACCACTTAGAGATATCTGGTGAtgtaaacaatttattctgaagcaatattttcatcagtgctctattagcttttacatcttaaatctgcatatttgatttacttttacaaaagtctttttttttacttttgaaatgcatgcatttattaattaattctaTATGGGTGTTAGTAGTCAGATTAcatcatttacactgcaaaattaaaagtgcaataaatgatgttatgagattaatgttttaaatacatgtaTGAATatacaaattagaaatgttggggtggggatgcatacttttaaacactcaagtaccagcaggtggcggtaagtcacttcatgggTGAGTTATTGAGTTATTTCAAGTCGTAAAACGTTGCTTGGAGAATGTGCTACTTCTGCTGTGATCCTTGTTTGTagctattttcgttggtgaaacagaacaatacagtaaatattttgtctaaaatgtaaataactacttgactaactactagtttattaaactaaaatgaatgtaacatttgtaatcatgagaatattcagcaaaaagctcccctggtatattactgaactatatcacgTGATAAATAAACTATACCtgagtgtgtttctttagagtttcTTTATGTGTGCTGTTACGCTCATTTGTTTTGAAGTGTCTCAGAAAGAGACCAGAAACACACTATCCATTATCGAttgctgtttacgttgaatgtattaaaataggaatctttcttgtgTTTTGATGCTTCGctggttgtttttgtcacttcagttcaatcaggcggtttgttcggtcgggcaagaaaatttttttttttttttaaagtatctcgaaggctggtggtcagctagctcgacctatatttattattattattgagaacagtATATATAGAAAAAAGCTTGCTGGATCTGTATTCTGCtcctgcgattctgtctgaagatgcAGTAACTTCCGCAGGGGCAAAAAAATTATCCTCAGTCCATTAGACACTGCGGTCATGCCAGTCGCGTCTTGAAAAAATACACGGTCGCCAGTCGCACTTTTTTTTGGGTTGCGCGCATAATCGCGCACTTACGGTATGGGTGCTGGGAGCGGTCAAAATGGATGTAAAGGTGCTGTTAGAACAGCGTTTTCTTTATGCTTTACCTGATATTTTCCATCAGGACttaaattaaagagatagttcacccaaaaatgaaaatgtgatgtttatctgcttacccccagggcatccaagatgtaggtgactttgtttcttcagtagaacacaaaaagATTTTTAACGACAACCGGtgaagtctgtcagtcatataatggcagtggatgggcaccagacctttaaaagtaaacaaaaacaagcacagacaaatccagattacaccctgcggctcgtgacgatacattgatgtcctaagacacgaaaccatCGTTTTtagtgagaaactgaacagtatttatatcattttttacctttgatgcacagccacgtccatctgtcatgagcacgagttcatcatccggctcgttacgcGTGTAGCGCTCTggagtagaatacgcaaacgccggaaggggaaatcggtgaaaagtaccagatgagtttgcgcaagcagaCGTAATCTTTTGGCTTTGaatgggtttgaacaatcaggataagcacaagtaattaccattttgaatagccgctatacccacaatctctgtgcactgtggaaacaatgagtgtcgtattcatgcgacagatcgcttccggcgtttgcgtatactacaccagagcgtgttcacatgtcacaagccggatgatgaactcatgctcaggacagatggatgtggctgtgtatcaaaggtaaaaaaatgatatgaatactgttcagtttctcacaaaaaccgatggtttcgtgtcttaggacatcagtgtatcgtcacgagttgcagggtgtaatttggatttgtctgtgcatgtttttgtttacttttaaaggtctggtgcccatccactgccattatttggctgacagactgcaccggtttgagttaaaaatcttcatttgtgttctactgaagaaacaaagtcacctacatcttggatgctctgggggtaagcagataaacatcacattttcgtttttgggtgaactatcccttttatttAATAAAGACTGAAGATATTTTAGCTGAATTGTGACCAAAACTATTTAAGACCTATTGaaactgaatttaagactttttaaggatccacAGACACACTGAAAGGGGTCTCAGAAAGTGAGGACCGGCCAAAATTGTCTTCACTCTGATGGTCTAAAACTCAAAGTGGCCTTCACAAAGATatacaagtgcacacacacacacacacacacacacacacactcactgacCTCCCACATGGGTTTGATTCCCTCTTTGAAGAGGTGGAAGTCGCTGTGTCCCGTCAGGTCTCCGGGTCGGACCAGATGACTGTAGAACTTCCAGAACTGCTCCACCTGGAGGAACGAGACACACGATCAGACACGAGTCACGACAGACAAACAGATGACGATCAGAAATGAAGATCAGAAGATGAGTGTCAGACCGACGCCACCGTCCCCATCTGTCTGATGTTCTGCTCGTAGCTCTGTGTGTTTGCGGGTCGGCTGGGCGTCCGGCGCGAGTACCAGAACGTGTAGTTATACTGCAGCGGGTGTTCACCTGTGGCCGGGGTCAccatctgaaacacacacacacacacacacacacacacacacacacacatgttgggtttacatgttttatggggacattccataggcgtaatggtttttatactgtacaaaccgtactatctatcgccctacacctaccctacacctaaacctagccctcacaggagattgtgcacacttttacttcctcaaaaaaactcattgtgcatgatttataagcctgtttcctcatggggacctaagaaatgtccccacaaggtcaaaatctactggtattcctatccttgtggggacatttggtccccataacgtgatgaataccagaccacacacacacacacacacacacacacacacacacacacgtcagaCCTTCATCACGACATCAACAaatcaatctgtgtgtgtgtcaggCTCACCTTGcgtctgatgttgttgttgttgttgtttattgacCCTCCATCTGTCTCATTACTGTCCTTCATCTCCTCGTGGTCACCAGAGTCTTCCTCCTTTAAACTACAAATCAGCATTTCATCACATTCACACTCAAACATTACTGGATAAGATTTATTAACATTAATCAAATACAAcaggtaaccgttttataaaaaataaataaatactgtaatgttTTAAAGGCTGCAATTATGTTTATTTAGTGAGAtctgaccctggagcacaaaaccagtcttaagaagcacaggtatatttgtagcaatagccaacaatactgccctccaaagtagaggtcgaccgatattggtttttaccgataccgatagctaggttggaccacactggccgatactgattaattaaccgatagtttttgaaaatggatactaaacagcattaaaaatagtgatctacaattttttttaatactaaaccatactttgtaaatgaataaaaatattatttattatatattgataaagttatttcatagttcattcatgttaacaaaatatcagtaaatgttgaaattaacacactctaacaaggaacaacacttctattctacagctttcattaatcttagttgatgttacaaatggactcattgtcatctttacattttaacaatatgtaaaattgcaggttctatgctttttgtttatatttgccatcttaaaattatgattcaatttaattacgattttcaatattaacttaatataaccatgcgtcacattctcagttttcaatgcacatggcaccattttcatatacattttatataaaatttattttgtgcaaaatttactttattttatttttttttattatataagcaggctacttttttttttaaacatttacttatttaaaataagcgttctttaagtgtcggcaagtttacagaaaatagttattgttttttctttttcgtttgattattactgacgagatcacagacagtcgctgctttaaccggctgcattcaaacgaatgcacagatttatttcgatgtatcagatgttttgtcctgctctgaaaacataactgactgtgtgtacatcgaaagtattcgaaaatccatgtgcatttaacctcatctgcaaacaagctttttaagacgaacagacacaaagagaaagtgaaagtccgtcagtgcgcgagtttagtgcatcttagtactgcattacaaacagcagaaatgaaggcatttctaaagtaaaacactgcgatttaaagctcacactgtcaaacaatgcacacgtagctcacagtgcaaattctgtgcaacgaagcctgccgcgtttctggcgcgcacacgtgccatgtgcgggaaaaacacaagctcaaccggacaaaagtgcagcgctgcgttgcgcggacaactcgcaggtatctctctcacacacacacacacacaagacgcgtcgcgtgtagttcaagcagaaatctaaaacagtttatttaaatcaccaaacgggcaaatgtttacctcCAGAAAGATCAAAAAACCAGCAAAGGTTAGTCTAGACAGattaaacggaaagagaaagtgcgatctatatcgttaattgcagccatttcagaaacaatttcttttctgttttacatttatgtttaaatattatttgtttgtgttttgtttcagtttaatatattaattacgaaagaagtttgtgttatttgtaaatgtcggacgtggtatgaattggacgaaaatacgccgggagaattggagagggtcagacacaatttttgaccacttcatacgtttttatttgtggaaaatccctccttaaacgaatttcgttttgtataatttttatcttaatttttaatatacatttttgttgatcagttattaaaatcaagtaagaacaggaaaatggcattgtgaaataaagtgcgtaacaagatgcaagccTATGCTTTaagggcctgaagaaaaggctaaaacataaattatagttctatatgaagcatacagacattagcgctacagaaatacaaaatattttgctgaaatgcacaatactcaatcttccagcccagggtgaagtctttatgaacattaacaatgattttggacagatatgatgtaatgtaaaactatggtgcgctgtgactcggcaggattctgtcggctgagtgaacacagtttgctttctcatgtcacgtctttaaatctacaactttgct
This window encodes:
- the eif4e2rs1 gene encoding eukaryotic translation initiation factor 4E family member 2 related sequence 1, whose protein sequence is MNQFEHLKEEDSGDHEEMKDSNETDGGSINNNNNNIRRKMVTPATGEHPLQYNYTFWYSRRTPSRPANTQSYEQNIRQMGTVASVEQFWKFYSHLVRPGDLTGHSDFHLFKEGIKPMWEDEANKNGGKWIIRLRKGLASRFWENIILAMLGEQFMVGEEICGVVVSIRFQEDILSIWNKTANDQVTTSRIRDTLRRVLNLPPNTIMEYKTHNDSLKDNSSFRNTKITL